One part of the Bradyrhizobium sp. CB1650 genome encodes these proteins:
- a CDS encoding DUF1850 domain-containing protein, producing MAAAPTGSDRGGVSLCFATVGAVKALALAAFTLVWTHSIEKVDWQEDWRVTSAGLELVQARVKGTGAGMEPPPEARLIDGWFQWQPKREPMQEVVLGNSGAAGEWRLCSEGTCRTLSEIIGHPIGANVTKMKICNDP from the coding sequence ATGGCGGCAGCGCCCACCGGCAGCGATCGAGGCGGTGTGAGCCTCTGCTTTGCGACAGTGGGAGCTGTGAAGGCGCTGGCGCTCGCCGCCTTCACGCTGGTCTGGACGCATTCGATCGAGAAGGTCGATTGGCAGGAGGACTGGCGGGTGACGTCCGCCGGTCTCGAGCTCGTACAGGCGAGGGTAAAAGGCACGGGAGCCGGCATGGAGCCGCCGCCGGAAGCGCGGCTCATTGACGGCTGGTTTCAATGGCAGCCGAAACGCGAACCCATGCAGGAAGTCGTGCTCGGCAATTCCGGCGCGGCCGGCGAATGGCGGTTGTGCAGCGAGGGGACGTGCCGGACATTGTCGGAGATCATCGGCCATCCGATCGGTGCTAACGTCACCAAGATGAAGATCTGCAACGATCCGTAG
- a CDS encoding glucose 1-dehydrogenase encodes MDRLKGKVAMVVGAGSIGPGWGNGKATAVTFAREGAQVFCVDRNGIAAEETAKIITDEGGKATAFTADVSRANEIEAMVAACLKAYGRIDVLDNNVGIAEMGSVVEVTEESWDRVFSVNLKSAYFAMKHVIPVMVKQGGGSIINISSIASIRHMGISYVTYGTSKAAMNQMTRTTAIEFAPQHVRVNAILPGLMKTPMVAHSAGLAASYAKGDVEAMWRARDAQVPMGHMGDAWDVANAALFLASDESKYVTGIELVVDGGITCKAGA; translated from the coding sequence ATGGATCGGCTCAAGGGCAAGGTTGCGATGGTGGTGGGCGCCGGCTCGATCGGACCCGGCTGGGGCAACGGCAAGGCGACCGCCGTGACCTTTGCGCGCGAGGGCGCGCAGGTGTTTTGCGTCGACCGCAACGGCATCGCCGCGGAAGAGACCGCGAAGATCATCACGGACGAGGGCGGTAAGGCCACCGCGTTTACCGCCGACGTCTCACGCGCGAACGAGATCGAGGCGATGGTCGCAGCGTGCCTGAAGGCTTACGGCCGCATCGACGTGCTCGACAACAATGTCGGCATCGCCGAGATGGGCAGCGTGGTCGAGGTGACCGAGGAGAGCTGGGACCGCGTCTTCAGCGTCAACCTCAAGAGCGCCTATTTCGCCATGAAGCACGTCATCCCCGTGATGGTGAAGCAGGGCGGCGGCTCGATCATCAACATCTCCTCGATCGCCTCGATCCGCCACATGGGTATCTCCTACGTCACCTACGGCACCTCGAAGGCGGCGATGAACCAGATGACCCGCACCACCGCGATCGAGTTCGCGCCCCAGCATGTGCGCGTCAACGCGATCCTGCCCGGTCTGATGAAGACGCCGATGGTCGCGCATTCCGCGGGGCTCGCCGCCAGCTACGCCAAGGGCGATGTCGAGGCGATGTGGCGCGCCCGCGACGCCCAGGTGCCGATGGGCCATATGGGCGACGCCTGGGATGTCGCCAATGCCGCGCTGTTCCTGGCCTCGGACGAGTCGAAATATGTGACGGGGATCGAGCTGGTGGTCGACGGCGGGATCACCTGCAAGGCGGGGGCGTAG
- a CDS encoding cation:proton antiporter has protein sequence MSTFEWIIALLLGAVALSALARRIKVPYPTFLAIGGALVAFVPSSPSWTLEPDLALALFVAPVLLDAAFDTSLRDLRNNWVPVSTLVVAAVGLTTAGVAFVAHRLMPDMPWAAAVALGAIVAPPDAAAAVAILSQVKLPYRMVKVLEGESLLNDASALLIYRIAVGAVAMEHLKWSQVTPTIALALVGSVLAGFLAARVIPPLMERVTEAPSAIIVQFATTFLIWIAAEHLALSGILTIVVYAITIARTAPARMPARLRVPSYAVWDTAVFVLNVLAFMLIGMQMRPIWSRLDVDVRWEYCVAAAWILLTVILVRLAWVMFYGATLRALIAHGIYCPKDPKAVATPRGGLVISWCGMRGLVTLATAFALPESFPYRDFVVFIAFAVVLGSLLVQGLTLRPLILAFGLRDDDPVGLEVARARAVAYRAALDAIEDDPSEEAEILRLEYRAILMQAENDPDRGIADGRLPADPLRLRAIEAARKSIFDLRATEVIGDDAFHRIEEELDRAELSAGG, from the coding sequence GTGTCGACATTCGAATGGATCATCGCGCTGCTGCTCGGCGCCGTTGCATTATCGGCGCTGGCGCGGCGGATCAAGGTCCCCTACCCGACCTTTCTCGCCATCGGCGGCGCACTGGTCGCCTTCGTGCCGTCGAGCCCGTCCTGGACACTGGAGCCCGATCTGGCTTTGGCGCTTTTTGTCGCACCGGTGCTGCTGGACGCCGCTTTCGACACTTCGCTGCGCGATCTTCGCAACAACTGGGTTCCGGTCTCGACCCTGGTCGTCGCTGCGGTCGGTCTCACCACCGCCGGCGTGGCATTCGTTGCACATCGGTTGATGCCTGACATGCCTTGGGCCGCCGCCGTTGCGCTCGGCGCGATCGTGGCGCCGCCGGATGCCGCGGCCGCGGTCGCGATCCTGAGCCAGGTGAAGCTGCCCTACCGCATGGTGAAAGTCCTGGAGGGCGAAAGCCTGCTCAACGATGCGAGCGCGCTGTTGATCTATCGCATCGCGGTCGGTGCGGTCGCCATGGAGCACCTGAAATGGAGCCAGGTCACGCCGACGATTGCGCTGGCGCTGGTCGGCAGCGTCCTCGCCGGCTTTCTCGCGGCCCGTGTGATACCACCGCTCATGGAGCGGGTCACGGAGGCGCCGAGCGCGATCATCGTGCAGTTCGCCACCACCTTCTTGATCTGGATCGCCGCCGAGCATCTCGCTCTCTCCGGCATCCTCACCATCGTCGTCTACGCCATCACGATCGCACGCACCGCGCCGGCACGGATGCCGGCGCGGCTGCGGGTGCCGTCCTATGCCGTGTGGGACACGGCGGTGTTCGTGCTCAACGTGCTCGCCTTCATGCTGATCGGCATGCAGATGCGTCCGATCTGGTCGCGGCTCGACGTGGACGTGCGCTGGGAATATTGCGTGGCGGCAGCCTGGATCCTGCTCACGGTCATCCTGGTGCGGCTCGCCTGGGTGATGTTCTACGGCGCGACGCTGCGCGCGCTGATCGCGCACGGGATCTATTGTCCGAAGGATCCGAAGGCGGTCGCCACCCCCAGGGGCGGCCTCGTCATCTCATGGTGCGGCATGCGCGGCCTCGTGACGCTCGCCACCGCCTTCGCCCTGCCGGAGAGTTTTCCCTATCGCGATTTCGTCGTCTTCATCGCGTTCGCGGTCGTGCTGGGCTCGCTGCTCGTGCAGGGCCTGACGCTGCGGCCGCTGATCCTGGCGTTCGGACTGAGGGACGACGATCCCGTCGGCCTGGAGGTCGCGCGGGCCCGCGCAGTCGCCTATCGTGCCGCTCTCGATGCGATCGAGGACGATCCGTCGGAGGAGGCGGAGATCCTGCGGCTGGAATATCGCGCGATCCTGATGCAGGCGGAGAACGATCCGGATCGTGGCATCGCCGACGGTCGATTGCCCGCAGATCCGTTGCGCCTCCGCGCCATCGAGGCGGCGCGAAAATCGATCTTCGACCTCCGCGCCACCGAGGTGATCGGCGACGATGCGTTCCACCGGATCGAGGAGGAACTCGATCGCGCGGAGTTGAGCGCGGGGGGATGA
- a CDS encoding tetratricopeptide repeat protein has product MAVLMQCFSVAALLGALPPGTADAATGGEPVAVTQVDIAPCLAATAADDMDKAASACAEVIDNEKTAKPDLVKALIARAELYARHDQLDRAIADDSRALQLDPALVDILNARGELWLRKGDRPKAVQDFGAALKLDPNHEKAKANHRAIARELERIGAQMAVAGKPSFDCARARRAVEKAICANRELADLDREIYASNARVLREARNPSEAKTLQRAQDEFIARRNVEFGRPGYDLKKAMQDRLQRLNGVDGY; this is encoded by the coding sequence ATCGCCGTTCTCATGCAATGCTTCAGCGTCGCCGCATTGCTCGGCGCGCTGCCTCCCGGTACGGCCGATGCCGCGACCGGGGGCGAGCCGGTCGCGGTCACGCAGGTCGATATCGCGCCGTGCCTGGCTGCGACGGCCGCCGATGACATGGACAAGGCGGCCTCGGCCTGCGCCGAGGTGATCGACAATGAGAAGACGGCCAAGCCCGACCTCGTCAAGGCGCTGATCGCGCGGGCTGAGCTCTATGCGCGCCATGACCAGCTCGATCGCGCGATCGCCGACGACAGCCGTGCATTGCAGCTCGATCCCGCGCTCGTCGACATCCTCAATGCGCGCGGCGAGCTGTGGCTGAGGAAGGGCGACCGGCCCAAGGCGGTGCAGGACTTCGGTGCGGCGCTGAAACTTGATCCGAATCATGAGAAGGCCAAGGCCAATCACCGGGCGATCGCCCGCGAGCTCGAGCGGATCGGGGCGCAGATGGCGGTTGCCGGTAAGCCGAGCTTCGATTGCGCCCGCGCCCGCCGCGCCGTGGAAAAGGCGATCTGCGCCAACCGCGAGCTCGCCGATCTCGACCGCGAGATCTATGCCTCGAATGCGCGCGTGTTGCGCGAAGCACGCAATCCGTCCGAAGCCAAAACGCTGCAGCGTGCGCAGGACGAGTTCATCGCCCGCCGCAACGTCGAGTTCGGCCGTCCCGGCTATGATCTGAAGAAAGCGATGCAGGACCGGCTGCAACGGTTGAACGGGGTGGACGGGTATTGA
- a CDS encoding DUF6494 family protein, with translation MNEDQFNTSLRKFLKQVGVTSQREIEKAVRDAIAAGRIKGHEKLNAKMVLTIDSVGLVHEVNDTIDLG, from the coding sequence ATGAACGAGGACCAGTTCAACACGTCCTTGCGTAAATTCCTGAAGCAGGTCGGCGTCACCTCGCAGCGCGAGATCGAGAAGGCCGTGCGCGATGCGATCGCGGCGGGCCGGATCAAGGGCCATGAGAAGCTCAACGCGAAGATGGTGCTGACCATCGACAGCGTCGGACTCGTCCACGAGGTCAACGACACGATCGATCTGGGCTGA
- a CDS encoding cell cycle transcriptional regulator TrcR, with amino-acid sequence MSNAPLMPKATAVWLLDNTALTFDQVADFTKMHPLEVRAIADGDAAQGIKGMDPISNGQLTREEIEKGENNPDYRLRLQESKVVLPPQPKRKGPRYTPVSRRHERPSAILWLLRNHAELKDAQIMRLVGTTKSTIASVRDRTHWNTSSLTPIDPVTLGLCSQIELDFEVQRAAKEKPIDAAYGGATLLPASETTKKEAEYEGAEKSSDDLNVDAVFAKLKTLGGKKQDEEE; translated from the coding sequence ATGAGCAACGCACCTCTGATGCCCAAGGCGACCGCCGTCTGGCTGCTCGATAACACGGCGCTGACCTTCGATCAGGTCGCCGATTTCACCAAGATGCACCCGCTGGAGGTGCGCGCGATCGCCGACGGCGACGCCGCCCAGGGCATCAAGGGCATGGACCCCATTTCCAACGGCCAGCTCACCCGCGAGGAGATCGAGAAGGGTGAGAACAACCCGGACTACCGGCTCCGCCTCCAGGAGAGCAAGGTAGTGCTGCCGCCCCAGCCCAAGCGCAAGGGCCCGCGCTACACCCCGGTGTCGCGTCGCCATGAGCGGCCGAGCGCGATCCTCTGGCTGCTGCGTAACCACGCCGAGCTGAAGGACGCCCAGATCATGCGCCTGGTCGGCACCACCAAGAGCACGATCGCCAGCGTGCGCGACCGCACCCATTGGAACACCTCCTCGCTGACGCCGATCGACCCGGTCACGCTCGGCCTCTGCTCGCAGATCGAGCTCGATTTCGAGGTGCAGCGCGCGGCCAAGGAGAAGCCGATCGATGCAGCCTATGGCGGCGCCACCCTGCTGCCGGCCTCCGAGACCACCAAGAAGGAAGCGGAGTACGAGGGCGCGGAGAAGTCGAGCGACGACCTCAATGTCGACGCCGTGTTCGCCAAGCTGAAGACGCTCGGCGGCAAGAAGCAGGACGAGGAGGAGTAA